In Coregonus clupeaformis isolate EN_2021a chromosome 7, ASM2061545v1, whole genome shotgun sequence, one genomic interval encodes:
- the LOC121570480 gene encoding sperm-associated antigen 6-like has product MSQRQVLQVFEQYQKSRTQFVQTIAELATRPQNIETLQNAGVMSLLRPLLLDVVPTIQQTAALALGKLANYNDDLAEAVVKGDILPQLVYSLAEQNRFYKKAAAFVLRAVAKHSPALAQAVVDCGALDALVISLEEFDPDVKEAAAWALGYIARHNAHLSQEVVDAGAVPLLVLCIQEPEVALKRIAASALSDIAKHSPELAQTVVDTGAIAHLAQMILNPDAKLKRQVFSALSQISKHSVDLAEMVVEAEIFPAVLACLRDPDEYVRKNVTTLMREITKHTPELSQMIVNTGGVAAVIDYLSDCRGNVRLPGIMMLGYVAAHSENLAMAVIVSKGVPQLAICLSEEPEEHIKAATAWAFGQIGHHTPEHARAVATANVLPKLLALYMDTDSSEDLQVKAKKALKSILQKCNYLPALEPLLYEAPSNILKHVVCQFSKVLPRDSNARRLFVTSGGLKKVQEIKADPGSALQEYINSINSCYPEEIVRYYSPGYSETLLEQVERYQPV; this is encoded by the exons ATGAGTCAACGACAGGTTTTACAAG TGTTTGAGCAGTATCAGAAATCAAGGACACAGTTTGTGCAGACTATTGCTGAGCTTGCAACAAGACCGCAAAACATTGAAACTTTACAAAATGCTG GTGTGATGTCCCTGCTGCGGCCATTACTGCTAGATGTGGTTCCTACCATCCAGCAGACAGCTGCTCTGGCTCTGGGAAAACTGGCCAACTACAATGACGACCTGGCAGAGGCCGTCGTCAAGGGAGACATCCTCCCACAGCTCGTCTACTCCCTGGCCGAGCAGAac agGTTCTATAAGAAGGCAGCTGCGTTTGTCCTGCGTGCGGTGGCCAAGCACAGCCCTGCTCTGGCCCAGGCCGTGGTGGACTGTGGAGCGTTGGACGCTCTGGTCATCTCTCTGGAGGAGTTTGACCCTGACGTCAAGGAGGCTGCCGCCTGGGCTCTGGGATACATTGCACGCCACAACGCAC ACCTGTCTCAGGAGGTAGTGGATGCAGGAGCCGTTCCTCTGCTGGTGCTGTGTATCCAGGAACCAGAGGTGGCCCTGAAACGCATCGCTGCCTCGGCCCTCAGCGACATCGCCAAGCACTCACCTGAGCTGGCTCAGACTGTGGTCGACACTGGCGCCATCGCACACCTGGCCCAGATGATCCTCAACCCCGACGCCAAGCTGAAG AGGCAGGTGTTCTCTGCCCTGAGTCAGATCAGTAAGCACTCAGTGGACCTGGCCGAGATGGTGGTGGAGGCAGAGATCTTCCCTGCTGTCCTGGCCTGCCTCCGAGACCCCGACGAGTACGTCAGGAAGAACGTCACCACGCTGATGAGAGAGAtcaccaaacacacacctgag ctGTCTCAGATGATCGTGAACACAGGTGGTGTGGCGGCGGTGATTGACTACCTGAGTGATTGCCGTGGTAATGTGCGGTTGCCAGGGATCATGATGCTTGGATATGTGGCTGCTCACTCTGAAAACCTTGCCATGGCCGTCATCGTCTCtaag GGGGTGCCCCAGCTggccatctgtctgtctgaggaGCCAGAGGAACATATCAAGGCGGCAACAGCGTGGGCGTTTGGCCAGATTGGCCACCACACCCCGGAGCACGCCAGGGCCGTTGCCACGGCTAACGTCCTGCCCAAGTTGCTGGCCCTCTACATGGACACAGACAGCTCCGAGGACCTGCAGGTCAAG GCTAAGAAGGCTCTGAAGAGTATCCTACAGAAGTGCAACTACCTGCCTGCTCTGGAGCCCCTGCTCTACGAAGCTCCCAGCAACATCCTCAAACACGTCGTCTGCCAGTTCAGCAAG gtGCTGCCCCGTGACAGCAACGCTCGTCGTCTGTTTGTGACCAGCGGAGGCCTGAAGAAGGTTCAGGAGATTAAGGCTGATCCTGGATCTGCCCTGCAGGAGTACATCAACTCTATCAACAGCTGTTACCCTGAGGAGATagtcag ATACTACTCCCCCGGCTACTCAGAGACCCTGCTGGAGCAGGTAGAGAGGTACCAGCCTGTCTGA